One Trichosurus vulpecula isolate mTriVul1 chromosome 7, mTriVul1.pri, whole genome shotgun sequence genomic region harbors:
- the SLC16A11 gene encoding monocarboxylate transporter 11, whose product MPPSLARPPDGGWGWVVAGSAFVVNGLSYGLLRSLGLALPAFAEYFDRSTQDTAWVSAIALAVQQAASPVGSALSTRWGARPVVMVGGIITSLGFIFSAFASSLLHLYLGLGFLAGSGWALVFAPALGTVSRYFSRRRVLAVGLALTGNGVASLLLAPVLQLLLDAFGWRGALLLLGATTLHLTPCGALLRPLALSGDPTTPPHSPLNALGLTLFTHPAFAVFALGTTLVGAGYFIPYVHLAPHALDLGLGGYGAALVVAGAAVADAGTRLVSGWLADHGWIPLPRLLAMTGALTGLGLVAVGLVPVQEEGWGGTLLAAAGAYGMSAGAFAPLVFGVLPGLVGLGNIFQATGLMMMLMSLGGLLGPPLSGFLRDVTGDFKASFLVCGSFILSGSFIYLTLPGALPPCHSAPSPPTPPPEQGELLPSPESAVVSPREPHSIPNTTC is encoded by the exons ATGCCTCCCTCGCTGGCCAGGCCCCCTGACGGGGGCTGGGGCTGGGTGGTGGCAGGGTCTGCGTTTGTAGTGAACGGGCTCTCTTATGGGCTGCTCCGCTCTTTGGGCCTTGCCCTCCCTGCTTTTGCAGAGTACTTTGACCGAAGTACCCAGGACACTGCGTGGGTCAGCGCCATCGCTCTGGCTGTGCAGCAGGCTGCCA GCCCAGTGGGCAGTGCTCTGAGCACCCGTTGGGGGGCACGTCCTGTGGTGATGGTGGGAGGTATCATCACTTCCCTTGGCTTCATTTTCTCTGCTTTTGCCAGCAGCCTCCTGCACCTCTACCTTGGCCTTGGCTTCCTTGCCG GCTCTGGCTGGGCGCTAGTGTTTGCCCCAGCCCTGGGTACTGTCTCTCGATACTTCTCCAGGCGCAGGGTTCTGGCTGTGGGGCTAGCCCTGACTGGCAATGGGGTGGCCTCCTTGCTCCTGGCCCCAGTTCTGCAGCTCCTCCTTGATGCTTTTGGCTGGCGAGGTGCCCTGCTCCTGCTTGGGGCCACCACCCTCCATCTCACCCCCTGTGGGGCCCTGCTCCGGCCTTTGGCTCTCTCTGGAGATCCTACTACCCCACCTCACAGTCCCCTCAACGCTCTTGGTCTCACCCTGTTCACCCACCCTGCCTTTGCTGTGTTTGCACTGGGGACAACCCTGGTGGGAGCTGGTTACTTCATTCCCTATGTGCACCTTGCCCCCCATGCCCTGGACCTTGGGCTTGGAGGATATGGGGCAGCTCTGGTGGTTGCTGGGGCAGCAGTGGCAGATGCAGGAACCCGACTGGTCTCTGGGTGGCTGGCAGACCATGGCTGGATCCCTCTTCCACGGTTGTTGGCCATGACTGGGGCACTGACAGGGTTGGGGCTGGTGGCAGTGGGGTTGGTGCCGGTACAAGAAGAAGGGTGGGGGGGAACCCTCCTGGCAGCAGCAGGAGCCTACGGGATGAGTGCAGGTGCATTTGCTCCACTGGTGTTTGGTGTCCTGCCTGGTCTTGTAGGGCTTGGAAACATCTTTCAGGCCACAGGgctgatgatgatgctgatgagcCTGGGGGGACTCCTGGGCCCACCACTTTCAG GTTTCCTCCGGGATGTGACAGGTGACTTTAAAGCTTCCTTCCTTGTCTGTGGCTCCTTCATCCTTTCTGGCAGCTTCATCTACCTGACACTCCCTGGGGCTCTGCCTCCCTGTCActctgctccttctcctccaacCCCTCCTCCTGAGCAGGGAGAGCTCCTTCCTTCACCTGAAAGTGCCGTCGTCTCCCCAAGAGAGCCTCATTCCATCCCAAATACTacttgttga
- the SLC16A13 gene encoding monocarboxylate transporter 13: protein MASRVEPPDGGWGWIVVLSAFFQSALVFGVLRSFGVFFLEFVAVFKESAVRVSWITSVGIAVQQFGSPVSSALSTQFGPRPVVMTGGVLAALGMMLASFATSLTHLYLSIGLMSGAGWALTFTPTLACLSRYFSKRRSLATGLALTGVGLSSFVFAPFFQWLITYYTWRGALLLVAALCLHSVACGALLRPLRLAEDPVVGGPLAQLVSLLHHRPFLCYTAAVTLINAGYFIPYVHLVAHAQDLGWDPLRAAFLLSLAAVADLIGRVFSGWLGDVTPGPVARLLALWSFLTGLALALLPAARQPIVLMVLAVAYGFAAGALTPVAFSVLPELVGVGRIYCGLGLLQMVESIGGLLGAPLSGYLRDLTGSYTVSFVVAGAFLLSGSMMLLTLPGFFCFFKPSATEQYSVTNSLEVRVSPQRAECAEESPGAQDP from the exons ATGGCCAGCCGAGTCGAGCCCCCCgatgggggctgggggtggatTGTGGTCCTTTCAGCCTTTTTCCAGTCCGCGCTGGTGTTTGGGGTGTTGCGATCTTTCGGCGTCTTCTTCTTGGAGTTCGTAGCAGTGTTCAAAGAGTCGGCGGTGCGGGTCTCTTGGATCACCTCCGTTGGGATCGCGGTGCAGCAGTTTGGGA GTCCCGTGAGCAGTGCCCTGAGTACACAGTTCGGCCCTCGGCCTGTGGTGATGACAGGGGGTGTCTTGGCTGCTCTGGGTATGATGTTGGCCTCATTTGCGACCTCCTTGACGCACCTCTACCTTAGCATCGGCCTGATGTCTG GTGCTGGCTGGGCCCTGACCTTCACCCCTACCCTGGCCTGCCTCTCCAGATACTTCTCTAAACGGCGTTCACTGGCCACAGGATTAGCATTGACTGGCGTGGGcctctcttcctttgtctttgCCCCATTCTTCCAGTGGCTTATCACCTATTACACATGGCGAGGGGCCCTTCTCTTAGTAGCAGCTCTCTGCTTACACTCTGTGGCCTGTGGGGCCCTCCTTCGACCTCTCAGACTGGCAGAAGATCCTGTTGTTGGAGGCCCGTTGGCTcagttggtctccctgctccACCACCGCCCTTTTCTATGTTATACGGCTGCAGTCACCCTGATCAATGCTGGCTACTTTATTCCCTATGTCCACCTTGTGGCACATGCCCAGGACTTGGGTTGGGATCCACTGCGTGCAGCCTTCCTCCTGTCTTTGGCAGCTGTGGCAGACCTGATAGGGCGTGTATTCTCAGGGTGGCTGGGGGATGTAACCCCAGGGCCTGTGGCCCGGCTGCTGGCACTATGGTCTTTTCTGACAGGGCTGGCATTGGCCCTGCTCCCTGCGGCACGGCAACCCATAGTCCTCATGGTCCTGGCTGTAGCCTATGGCTTCGCTGCAGGGGCCCTGACTCCTGTGGCTTTCTCAGTTCTGCCTGAACTTGTTGGAGTTGGAAGGATATACTGCGGCCTAGGGCTGTTACAAATGGTAGAGAGCATTGGGGGACTGTTGGGGGCGCCATTGTCAG GCTACCTCCGAGATTTGACAGGCAGCTACACAGTTTCCTTTGTGGTGGCTGGAGCCTTCCTTCTCAGTGGGAGCATGATGCTCCTTACCCTTCCcggcttcttctgcttcttcaaaCCTTCTGCTACAGAACAATATTCTGTGACAAACTCACTGGAAGTCAGAGTCTCCCCCCAAAGAGCTGAGTGTGCAGAAGAAAGCCCAGGGGCCCAAGATCCCTAA